The Homo sapiens chromosome 6 genomic scaffold, GRCh38.p14 alternate locus group ALT_REF_LOCI_2 HSCHR6_MHC_COX_CTG1 genomic interval GGTAGGAATAGGGGGATACCTGGCCTGCTGAGTCTGGCTGTCTCCCAGGCCTTTCAGACATCCCAGGTGAAGCCATGGTGAAGCTCTACTGCCCCAAGTGCATGGATGTGTACACACCCAAGTCATCAAGACACCATCACACGGATGGCGCCTACTTCGGCACTGGTTTCCCTCACATGCTCTTCATGGTGCATCCCGAGTACCGGCCCAAGAGACCTGCCAACCAGTTTGTGCCCAGGTAGGGAGCAGGGAGAGTCATTAAGGGTCAAAGGAAAGGCCCAAGATCCCCCAGAGAGGGGAGGACAGGGCATGGCCCTTTCTTGAGGTCTGCTTCTCCCAGAATCAGGGCATCTCCCTGCTGAGTGACTGTGGGAAAGTTATTTGATTATCTGTGCTTGAGTTACCTTATTGTAGAATGTTCTTGAGCTGAGAAGTTGGGAACCACGAGGCTTTAGCTCTGAGCAGGTCCATAGAGGAGCtcaggtggggaggtgggaatgCAGGTGACTGGCAGGGCCTGGATGGGGCTCATGCTGCTGCCTCTCTGACCTCTGCCCTGGCCTAGGCTCTACGGTTTCAAGATCCATCCGATGGCCTACCAGCTGCAGCTCCAAGCCGCCAGCAACTTCAAGAGCCCAGTCAAGACGATTCGCTGATTCCCTCCCCCACCTGTCCTGCAGTCtttgacttttcctttcttttttgccaCCCTTTCAGGAACCCTGTATGGTTTTTAGTTTAAATTAAAGGAGTCGTTATCGTGGTGGGAATATGAAATAAAGTAGAAGAAAAGGCCATGAGCTAGTCTGCTGGTGCTTGCTGTTGGGGAAGGGAAGGTGATGGTGTGTTGGACTCCAGGGGCCCTCATGGCCCAGCCCACCCTCCCCAGATTGAAAACCAGGACAGATTTGTGCTCAGTGGATTGGGTGGTGTTTTTAGTATGGAGCAGAACAGAATTCCTAGGACTGCGTGTGATGAAATGCAAGgtcaaaaggaaaagacaaagcaTATTTCAAAGATGAGAAATATTTGTTTGGATATCTATGACTGTCTGTTTATACTGTAAGGGGCTTAATCAGCAGCTCCATCTTTTAGTTTTAGTTCTAAAGGAAAAGTAGCCTAAAGTCAGTATAACTAAAGGGTGGAACGAGGTGGGACAAGGTCCGGAATTGCTGCTCAgtgatgtgtgtgtgcctgcCGCTGGTGGAGCTGAGACTGCTCATCTCAGAAGGATGGGGATGCTTGATTTCCTGGCCAGGTTGTCCCAGCACAGTGGGGATTGGCCCTGTTGTATGACGAAGACAGCACATGGTGGCAGAGATAGATACTAACCCATGGACTTTCCAAGGGAGGGAATAGGTCTTTGGAGGGTATGCAAGACAAAGGTAGACACTGGATAAAGAACCCGGTAGTGCCCAGGTATTACCCCATCTGGGCCATTACTCCCACACTCAGGAACCAGACGTTGTGGGTGAGGACATGCTGTCCCTCCTGCCAAGTAATAACTTCCTTCCCAGCCAGGATCCTGCCCCAAGTAGGAATATAGCTCTGCATTTACAGCAGCTCCTGCTCAGACCTTGTCAAAACCACCCTGCAGCTTAGGATTAAGGAGCATGGTCACAGGAAGGTGGGGTTTCAGGGCATCCCCTCAGGAACTGCCCATCTCCCCAGAATTCCAAAATGAAGGTCCATATGCTTGTAGGTGTGCTGGTCATGGTGGGCTTCACAGTAGGAAAGGGTAAGTGGGGcccaggggcagggagggaggaaggggtaACTGAGTCCAGGAAGGGGGTGGAGCGTGGCCATGGATAATCGGGCTTCCTACTGGCCCAGGGTATTTGAGAGTGACCCAGTGCCTCCATCCCtccttctgcctccccagttcctGTTCCCGACATCCGGACGTGCCACTTCTGCCTCGTAGAAGACCCTTCTGTAGGATGCATTTCAGGCTCAGAGAAGTGTACCATCAGCAGCTCATCCCTGTGCATGGTGATCACCATCTATTATGGTAAATAAGGTCCCAGGAAGGGGCTGCTGGTGGGGCAGCCAATGGCTTGGTCTTCTCTCCTCTCACAGATCAGGGCTGCTCCGGGCATGGGGTACAAGAAGAGAGGAGgggctgagtgcaatggctcatgcctgtaaccctagcactttgggaggctgaggcaggtggatcacttaagctctagagttcaagaccagcctaggcaacatagtgagaccctgtctctacaaaaaaatagccaggcatggtggtatgcacctgtagtcccagctactcgggaggctgaggtgggagatctcttaaactcaggaggcataggttgcagtgagccaagattgcgccaccatgctccagcctgggtaacagagctagaccctgtctcaaaaaaaaccagaaGAATCTTGGAAGGAGGGGTCTAAGGTTCTAGGGGGCCAGCAGAGCTCACTTTTCTAGCCTCTTGAAGGACTCTGGGTTAGAAGTAAATTAGGTCTGGGTGAAGGATGGGAAAAGTCAGTAGCAGGGGTTCTTGGACTATGGGAAGCTATTGGAAGGGGTTATCAGCTTTCCCCTCTCCCTCAGATGTCAAGGTTCGCTTCATCGTTCGAGGCTGTGGACAGTACATTTCCTACCGCTGCCAAGAAAAACGCAACACCTACTTTGCAGAGTACTGGTATCAGGCCCAGTGCTGTCAGTACGATTATTGCAACTCCTGGTCAAGCCCCCAACTCCAGAGCTCTCTGCCGGAgccccatgacaggcccctggccctgcctctgTCTGACTCCCAGATTCAGTGGTTCTACCAGGCCCTGaacctctccctgcccctccccaatTTCCATGCTGGGACGGAGCCTGATGGCCTGGACCCCATGGTCACACTGTCCCTGAACCTGGGCTTGTCTTTTGCTGAGCTGCGCCGCATGTACTTGTTCCTCAATAGTTCAGGACTTTTGGttcttccccaggctggactCTTGACACCTCACCCTT includes:
- the LY6G5B gene encoding lymphocyte antigen 6 complex locus protein G5b precursor, whose product is MKVHMLVGVLVMVGFTVGKVPVPDIRTCHFCLVEDPSVGCISGSEKCTISSSSLCMVITIYYDVKVRFIVRGCGQYISYRCQEKRNTYFAEYWYQAQCCQYDYCNSWSSPQLQSSLPEPHDRPLALPLSDSQIQWFYQALNLSLPLPNFHAGTEPDGLDPMVTLSLNLGLSFAELRRMYLFLNSSGLLVLPQAGLLTPHPS